A DNA window from Mucilaginibacter xinganensis contains the following coding sequences:
- a CDS encoding DUF4136 domain-containing protein: MKRSIYLALTAVIISGLSACTRYNYYTAAINKTNLSNYHTFAWMPPSDKSMANSEADAKIKDATTTALVAKGLRLSQRNPDLIVSYTSKVGRGARTNYYSPNYYGGYYGGWGGWGLGLGYGYGWGGFYRPYYYAYGAPFAYGGPTYAEKEHFKEGTLIIDLIDVNTRRIVWRGFGVGEVHSNPRKDIEDLPKVVTGIIDQLQLTPVYANR, translated from the coding sequence ATGAAAAGATCAATTTATTTGGCGCTGACTGCTGTGATAATTTCGGGGCTGTCAGCTTGTACACGTTACAATTATTACACTGCCGCCATAAACAAAACCAACTTAAGTAATTATCACACATTTGCATGGATGCCGCCATCTGATAAAAGCATGGCAAACAGCGAGGCCGATGCTAAAATTAAGGATGCAACCACTACCGCACTGGTGGCCAAAGGCCTGCGTTTGAGCCAGCGAAATCCGGATCTGATAGTTAGCTATACCAGCAAAGTTGGCCGCGGTGCCCGCACAAATTACTATTCTCCTAATTATTATGGCGGATACTATGGTGGTTGGGGCGGATGGGGACTTGGTTTAGGGTATGGATACGGATGGGGTGGCTTTTACAGGCCATACTATTATGCATACGGTGCACCATTTGCCTACGGAGGCCCAACTTATGCAGAAAAGGAACACTTTAAAGAAGGAACACTGATTATAGATCTGATTGACGTTAACACACGTCGCATTGTTTGGCGCGGATTTGGTGTTGGCGAAGTTCACAGTAACCCGCGTAAGGACATTGAAGATTTACCCAAAGTGGTTACCGGGATAATTGATCAGCTGCAGTTAACACCTGTTTACGCAAACAGGTAA